AAACGTCTCATGGCTGGACCTCCCCGCCATCGAAGCCGCCGACCTGAAGGCCGTTCATTCTGATAATTGCGACGTCTTCGCGCGCGCGTTCGACCACGATGTCTCCCCGCAAGGCCAGCACGGCAATTTCACCGTCGAGGATAGGGGCGTAGCCACCCAGTCCGGATTCATAGACAACCATCCGGTCGGCCAGAGCCTGCCCCACGGCGGCGATCTTGGTTTCGATGACACGCACGGCGTCGCGCGCGGCCAGGCGCTCCGCATCGAGCGCCTCATAGCGCGACAGGGCGGCACGCGCCGCTGTCTGCACATCGGCCATGGCGGCGGAGCGATCGGCCTGGGCCGCACGGAGCTGTGGGTCGAGTTTCTGCTTCTTCCAGAGCGGCACGCTCACCGTCACGCCGATGCTGACCCAGTCGTCGCCATCGAAATTACGCCCGTTTTCACGCTGCTGATAGGTCGCTTGAACACCCCAATCGGGTTTGTAGTCGGCTCGTGCGGCATCGATCCGACTGGAAAAAATACCAATCGTCTCCTGCGCGACCCGCACGGCGTGAAAGGCGGAAGCCTGTGCATTCCACTCGCGCAAAGAGGGATCTATGTTGATCCCAACAGGGACAATTTCCACCAGCTCGCGCAGTCGCGCCTCGGCTTGACGTTGTTCGGCCCGCAACGCGACGCGGCTGCGTCCGACTTCGGCCCGCTCGCCCTCGATTTCAGCCAAGCGGAAGAGCGACGGCTGGCCCGCATCGACCTCTGCCAGGACGATCTCATCGAGCTCGGCATATTTTGCGAGACGGGCGTCGAGCAGGACGAGCTGGTCCTGCAGCCGCTGCAGGGTGACCAGCTGCACACGCAGATCCGCGCGGAGTTCCGCCAGCCGCGCCGCACGCGCGGCGTCGAGGCGGCTTGCGCGGGCAAAGGCCTCGTCCCGGACAGCGTCGCGACGGTCTCCATTGGGAAAGCGCTGGCGCAGGCCGATCGACTTGTTGGTCGGCAGATATTCAGTGAAGGAGGGGTCAAATAGCGGGAAATTGTTCAATCCCATCGTGATTTCGGGATCGGGCAGCGCAGTCGCAGCCGACCCGCGCTCTCGCTCCGCGTCCGCCCGCAGGTTGAAGGCATCGAGCTGCGGATAGGCGCGCAGCCGCGCATCCAGCTCTGACAAGCTGACCTGAGACAAGTTTGTCTGGGGCGAGCTTGCCTGCGCGAAAGAGGGCGCAGGGATTGTGAGAAGAACGGCAAAGCCTGCGAATGTTTTGTAAATGAACGGGCGCATGGGGCGCTCCAATGATCGGAAGACACGGGTGAACAATCCGGCACGAAAGGCCGGGGTGAACCCGAAGTCTAGATCAGAAGGCGCTGGGAGCTGGCGGGATGGCCGGTCCGGCTCGCGGGACTTCGCGGCGGTGGCCCTGTGGCCGGCGGAGTAACCCGGACCGGAAGGCGAGCCGCAGCCGGCACGATGGCTGAATGCCCTATCGTGTCCGATTTCACCGTTTGAAGCGATGTCGCGGCCTGCTCGATGACGGGTTCGTCGGCGCAGTCTGCACAATCGTCGTGGTCGCTGAGCGGAGCCGCAGGCACATCGTGGCATGATGGTGCGGTCTGAACGGCAGCCGCGTCACCGGTCAGGCAACATGCCATGACCGGGTGGGCCAGCGCCAGCACAGCCATGAAGGCCGTCAGGATATGGGCAAACGCGCGCATTATGCGAGATCTACCACAGTCGTATCAATTTTTCCAAACACGCTCATCGGAACCAGTTTAGGGCTTTTCTGTTATATGGGCAAGATACCTGTTAGGGGTATCAACGAGATCGTGATCCGGAGAGAGTCCATGGCCAATATCGACGTGCGCAAAGCGCCCCACCAGAACATGGAAATCAGCGAAACTGCCTCAGATCATGCTCGAATGGGTCACGCCAAGATGAATAAAGACGGAAACTACCTCGTCTTTTTCTCGATGATCGGCACATCGGCTGTTCTGATGTATTTTCTGATGTTCCTCAACATCGACCGGGCCGAACATGTCGTTCTGTCGGAGATCCGCACCTATATGACGTTCATCATGGCCTCGGTCATGACGGTCGTCATGCTCGCCTTCATGCTGAACATGTACAAGAACAAGCTCTACAATCTGCTGATCGTAGCAGGTGCGGCCTTGCTGTTTGTGGTCTCGCTCTGGCTCGTGCGCTCCCAGGACACTGTGCAGGATGAAAGCTGGATGACGTCTATGATCCCGCACCACTCGGTCGCCGTCATGACCAGTTCAAATGCCGAGTTTTTCGACTACCGCGTGGCCGAGCTCGCTGCCGAGATCGTCGAAGTGCAGGAGCACGAGATCGCCCTGATGGAATGGCTGCTCGCCGACATCAAGGCCAACGGACCGGCTCGGACCCCGGAAGACGCGGATCGCCGCGCAGCGCCTGAAGAGTTTCCCGGCGTTCCGAAGGCGGAAAGCATTATCGGCGATATCTACGTGACGCCCTAAGCGAAATTAGGTGATCAGCTTCGCCAACATCCAGACTCCCATGGCGACCATCATGACGTTTTCGGTCAGGCTGACGGCCCCGAGCGGGACATTGGAGCCGCCGCCCACACAGGCGCATTTCAGCTCCCGCTTCTCAATATAGACCGCCTTGAACACGCTCCAGGCGCCGATCGCACCAATGAAGAGCGCCACGGGTGCGCCCACCCAGCCATAGCCATTTGTGAGCATCATGATGCCCGCGAAGGCTTCTGCGAAGGGATAGATATAGGCATAAGGCACCCAGCGCTTGGCAAGCAGGTCGTAGCCGAGGAAGCCCGAGCTAAAGCCTTCCAGATCACGCAACTTCTGGATCGCTAGCACACACATTGAAAGGGCGATGAAGTCCACCACCCAGCCCATCAGCGTCGGTCCGGGTCGGCCGATTCCCATCGCTGTGGCCATCAACGCTGTCATCGCAAAGATTGCAATGATAGGCGTGTAGGTCGTTTCGCCCTTTTCCAGCACCTTCAGCCCGAAGTGCTTCTTCAGATCCGTGTAACCCCCAATCCGCTCGCCTTCGATGAAGGTCTGCGGCGTGGTTTTCACGTCAAACTCTGCCTTTATCGCGTCCTGTTGCTCCCGGGTGGTGATGTGCCGATCATCGACGGTAAAACCTTTGCGCTCCAGCAGGCTCTTCGCCTTCAGCCCGAAAGGGCAGGTGTGCCCTGGCATGACCATGCGATACAGCACGGCCGTCTTTCCCGTTGCGGCGGAGACTGGATTGGATGAATATTCATCCCCTAAAACCAAATTGTCCATGGCGTTCTCGATACGGTGGGTAGGTATATTTATCATACGCGGTTTCAGCTGTCATCGTTCCACACCGTGTCGGCGTCTTGCACTGGTCTCACAGGCCACCTAGGAATGCGCCATGGCCTGCAAATCAGCGATAAACAAACTCAAGCGGGTAGAAGGCCAAGTGCGCGGAATCATCCGCATGATCGAAGACGATCGTTACTGCATCGATGTCCTGACGCAGATGCAGGCGGTAAAGGCGGCGCTCGCCCGCGCTGAGAGCGAAATCCTCAAAAACCACGCCAAGACCTGCATCCACGACTCGGTGGTCGAGGGAAATGCAGGCGATATCGAAGCCAAGGTCGGTGAACTGGTCGACCTTTTCGACAAGCTCAAACGCTAGGTCACGCTCGCCAGCCTATAAATTGCACCGCTTGCCTTCCGACCAAGCCAACCGCCTCGACTAGACAGTTGGCAAGTCATGTCCCGGCGCAAACCAACGGTGTAGTGCGGGCATGACCAGAAGCGTCAGGAGCGTCGAAGAGACCAGCCCGCCTGTCACGACGACCGCCAAGGG
This genomic window from Algimonas porphyrae contains:
- a CDS encoding TolC family protein, with amino-acid sequence MRPFIYKTFAGFAVLLTIPAPSFAQASSPQTNLSQVSLSELDARLRAYPQLDAFNLRADAERERGSAATALPDPEITMGLNNFPLFDPSFTEYLPTNKSIGLRQRFPNGDRRDAVRDEAFARASRLDAARAARLAELRADLRVQLVTLQRLQDQLVLLDARLAKYAELDEIVLAEVDAGQPSLFRLAEIEGERAEVGRSRVALRAEQRQAEARLRELVEIVPVGINIDPSLREWNAQASAFHAVRVAQETIGIFSSRIDAARADYKPDWGVQATYQQRENGRNFDGDDWVSIGVTVSVPLWKKQKLDPQLRAAQADRSAAMADVQTAARAALSRYEALDAERLAARDAVRVIETKIAAVGQALADRMVVYESGLGGYAPILDGEIAVLALRGDIVVERAREDVAIIRMNGLQVGGFDGGEVQP
- a CDS encoding DUF305 domain-containing protein; its protein translation is MANIDVRKAPHQNMEISETASDHARMGHAKMNKDGNYLVFFSMIGTSAVLMYFLMFLNIDRAEHVVLSEIRTYMTFIMASVMTVVMLAFMLNMYKNKLYNLLIVAGAALLFVVSLWLVRSQDTVQDESWMTSMIPHHSVAVMTSSNAEFFDYRVAELAAEIVEVQEHEIALMEWLLADIKANGPARTPEDADRRAAPEEFPGVPKAESIIGDIYVTP
- a CDS encoding glutaredoxin family protein; protein product: MDNLVLGDEYSSNPVSAATGKTAVLYRMVMPGHTCPFGLKAKSLLERKGFTVDDRHITTREQQDAIKAEFDVKTTPQTFIEGERIGGYTDLKKHFGLKVLEKGETTYTPIIAIFAMTALMATAMGIGRPGPTLMGWVVDFIALSMCVLAIQKLRDLEGFSSGFLGYDLLAKRWVPYAYIYPFAEAFAGIMMLTNGYGWVGAPVALFIGAIGAWSVFKAVYIEKRELKCACVGGGSNVPLGAVSLTENVMMVAMGVWMLAKLIT
- a CDS encoding metal-sensitive transcriptional regulator, which codes for MACKSAINKLKRVEGQVRGIIRMIEDDRYCIDVLTQMQAVKAALARAESEILKNHAKTCIHDSVVEGNAGDIEAKVGELVDLFDKLKR